A region from the Wansuia hejianensis genome encodes:
- the rpsA gene encoding 30S ribosomal protein S1, with product MSELSFEQMLDESFKTIRNGEVVEGTVIDVKEDQIILNIGYKADGILTKNEYSNDSSVDLTTVAKTGDKMEVKVLKVNDGEGQVLLTYKRLAAEKGNKRLEEAFENHEVLKAKVTQVLNGGLSVVVEETRVFIPASLVSDVYEKDLSKYADQEIEFVITEFNPRRRRIIGDRKQLIMAEKAKLQEELFARIQPGDVVEGTVKNVTDFGAFIDLGGADGLLHISEMSWGRVDNPKKVFKVGEPIRVLIKDINGDKIALSLKFEEENPWLDAADKYAVGNIVEGRVARMTDFGAFVELEPGVDALLHVSQISRDHVEKPSDILSVGQIIEAKVVDFNGEDKKISLSMKALENSAPVEEEAPEE from the coding sequence ATGTCAGAATTAAGTTTTGAACAAATGCTGGATGAATCATTTAAGACAATCAGGAACGGAGAAGTAGTTGAGGGCACAGTAATCGATGTGAAAGAGGATCAGATCATTCTCAATATCGGTTATAAGGCCGACGGTATCCTGACCAAGAATGAGTATTCCAATGACTCTTCCGTTGACCTGACTACCGTGGCGAAAACCGGTGATAAGATGGAAGTAAAAGTCCTGAAGGTGAATGACGGAGAGGGCCAGGTTCTTTTAACATATAAGAGACTCGCGGCAGAGAAGGGCAATAAGAGACTGGAAGAGGCCTTTGAGAACCATGAGGTCCTGAAGGCGAAGGTGACTCAGGTACTCAATGGAGGTCTCAGCGTGGTTGTGGAAGAGACAAGGGTCTTCATCCCGGCCAGCCTGGTTTCGGATGTATATGAGAAGGATCTGAGCAAATATGCGGATCAGGAGATTGAATTCGTAATCACTGAGTTCAATCCGAGAAGAAGAAGAATCATTGGTGACAGGAAGCAGCTGATTATGGCTGAGAAGGCGAAGCTCCAGGAAGAGCTGTTCGCACGCATTCAGCCGGGCGACGTTGTGGAAGGAACCGTTAAGAACGTGACAGATTTCGGTGCGTTTATTGATCTGGGCGGCGCGGATGGCCTGCTTCACATCTCAGAGATGTCCTGGGGACGTGTGGACAACCCGAAGAAGGTGTTCAAGGTTGGCGAGCCGATCAGAGTCCTGATTAAGGATATCAACGGGGACAAGATCGCCCTGAGCCTGAAGTTTGAAGAGGAGAATCCCTGGCTGGACGCTGCTGATAAGTATGCGGTCGGCAACATTGTAGAAGGTAGGGTAGCGCGTATGACAGATTTCGGCGCGTTCGTTGAGCTGGAGCCTGGTGTGGATGCATTGCTCCATGTTTCCCAGATTTCCAGAGATCATGTGGAGAAGCCTTCAGATATTCTCTCTGTAGGGCAGATCATTGAGGCGAAGGTTGTGGATTTCAACGGTGAGGACAAGAAGATTTCCCTGAGCATGAAGGCTCTTGAGAATTCCGCGCCGGTGGAAGAAGAAGCTCCGGAAGAATAA
- a CDS encoding RnfABCDGE type electron transport complex subunit G → MNKIVKNTLSLTLITVVLGVVLGLVHSVTAEPIARQEEQKKQEACADVFEDAQTFEAVELETSGLEEKFTSALADAGLEEEHIDELYNALDGSGNTLGYVFTVTTGEGYGGDIQFTLGVAADGTMQGISFLSISETAGLGMRANTDDFKSQFAGKNVESIAYSKTGATADNEIDALSGATVTTNAVTNGVNAGLCAFRILTEGGQS, encoded by the coding sequence ATGAATAAAATTGTTAAGAACACCCTTTCCCTCACGCTGATTACGGTAGTTCTGGGCGTCGTCCTGGGGCTGGTGCATTCTGTAACCGCGGAACCCATAGCGCGTCAGGAGGAGCAGAAGAAACAAGAGGCCTGCGCGGATGTGTTTGAGGACGCACAGACATTTGAAGCGGTGGAACTGGAAACTTCCGGCCTGGAGGAGAAATTTACTTCAGCTCTGGCTGATGCAGGTCTGGAAGAAGAGCACATTGATGAGCTTTATAACGCGCTGGACGGATCTGGCAATACGCTGGGCTATGTGTTTACTGTTACGACAGGGGAAGGCTACGGCGGCGATATTCAGTTTACGCTGGGTGTGGCCGCAGACGGCACCATGCAGGGCATTTCCTTTCTGAGCATCAGCGAAACGGCAGGCCTGGGCATGCGGGCAAATACCGATGATTTTAAAAGTCAATTTGCGGGAAAGAACGTGGAATCCATCGCGTATTCTAAGACCGGAGCCACAGCTGACAATGAGATTGACGCCCTGAGCGGGGCGACAGTTACAACGAACGCGGTGACAAATGGCGTGAATGCCGGACTCTGTGCGTTCCGGATTCTGACGGAAGGAGGTCAGTCCTGA
- the rsxA gene encoding electron transport complex subunit RsxA: MRELLIIAVGAALVNNVVLSQFLGLCPFLGVSKKMSTAGGMGGAVIFVLTLSSLCTSLIYKFILIPTGMEYLQTIVFILVIAALVQLVEMFLKKSIPSLYKALGVYLPLITTNCAVLGVALINVQKDYSILQGTVNGFATAVGFTLAIVLMAGLREKMEHNDVPKAFQGMPIVLLTAMLMSMAFFGFSGII; this comes from the coding sequence ATGAGAGAATTATTAATCATCGCCGTAGGCGCGGCTCTTGTGAACAACGTGGTTCTGAGCCAATTTCTGGGACTTTGCCCGTTTCTGGGCGTATCCAAGAAAATGTCCACTGCCGGAGGCATGGGCGGGGCTGTTATATTTGTCCTGACTTTGTCGTCGCTCTGTACCAGTTTAATCTATAAATTTATTCTGATTCCCACGGGAATGGAGTATCTTCAGACGATTGTATTTATATTAGTGATTGCCGCCCTGGTCCAGCTGGTGGAAATGTTTCTCAAAAAAAGCATTCCTTCCCTCTACAAGGCTTTGGGCGTCTACCTGCCGCTGATCACCACCAACTGTGCGGTACTGGGTGTTGCTTTGATTAATGTGCAGAAGGATTATTCCATTCTGCAGGGTACGGTGAATGGATTTGCTACGGCCGTGGGCTTTACGCTCGCGATTGTTCTGATGGCGGGCCTGAGAGAAAAGATGGAACATAACGATGTTCCGAAAGCTTTTCAGGGGATGCCGATTGTCCTGCTGACCGCCATGCTGATGTCAATGGCATTTTTCGGTTTTTCCGGAATCATATAG
- the ispH gene encoding 4-hydroxy-3-methylbut-2-enyl diphosphate reductase, which translates to MEVTVAKSAGFCFGVRRAVEQVYRQVREGRKPVYTYGPIIHNDQVVRDLEAQGVQVIHSEEELEAIREGTVVIRSHGVPRRIQEKIESQGLACVDATCPFVKKIHKIVAEESRRGAVIVIAGDDSHPEVDGIKGWAEGPVYVVETPEDVDKLAIPDEKRAVLVAQTTFNYIKFEDLVEIFSKKRYDSNVINTVCNATEERQSEARQIAQKVDAMIVIGGRHSSNTQKLYNICKKKCKNTYFIETLVDLDVKPFQSFRHVGITAGASTPNKIIEEVQKHVRIKF; encoded by the coding sequence ATGGAAGTGACCGTTGCAAAAAGCGCCGGATTCTGTTTTGGAGTCCGGCGGGCGGTAGAGCAGGTCTACCGGCAGGTCCGGGAAGGCAGGAAGCCGGTCTACACCTACGGGCCGATCATCCACAATGACCAGGTCGTCAGGGATCTGGAGGCCCAGGGAGTGCAGGTGATTCATTCGGAAGAGGAGCTGGAGGCTATCAGAGAAGGGACGGTGGTCATCCGTTCTCATGGAGTGCCCAGAAGAATTCAGGAAAAGATCGAGAGCCAGGGGCTGGCATGTGTGGACGCCACCTGTCCGTTTGTAAAGAAAATACATAAAATCGTAGCCGAGGAAAGCAGGAGGGGGGCAGTCATCGTAATAGCAGGAGACGACTCCCATCCGGAGGTGGACGGCATCAAAGGATGGGCGGAAGGGCCTGTCTATGTGGTGGAAACACCCGAGGATGTGGACAAATTGGCGATTCCTGATGAAAAAAGGGCGGTTTTGGTGGCTCAGACGACATTTAATTACATCAAATTTGAAGATTTAGTTGAAATTTTTTCTAAAAAGCGTTATGATAGTAATGTTATAAATACAGTCTGTAATGCGACAGAAGAAAGGCAGTCAGAAGCGCGGCAGATTGCGCAAAAGGTAGATGCTATGATTGTCATCGGTGGCAGACATAGTTCTAATACACAGAAGTTGTACAATATTTGCAAAAAGAAATGCAAGAATACTTACTTTATTGAGACACTCGTTGATTTGGATGTTAAGCCTTTTCAATCATTTCGTCACGTAGGTATTACAGCAGGGGCATCTACCCCAAATAAAATAATTGAGGAGGTTCAAAAACATGTCAGAATTAAGTTTTGA
- the rsxC gene encoding electron transport complex subunit RsxC, whose translation MGLLTFKGGIHPDDGKALSKDKPIVPVRAGDMLYFSLSQHIGAPARPLVEKGDRVLRGQMIAEAGGFVSAPVYSSVSGTVTGMERMRMPAGNLADCIAVENDHQLEEMDYEPAEWQKLSGEEILERIKKGGIVGMGGAGFPTHVKMSPKEPDKIDYILVNGAECEPYLTSDYRRMMEEPEKIAEGLRIILKLFPGAKGYICVEDNKRDCADLLRECCRADSNIEVKLLKTKYPQGAERMLIYAATGRKINSSMLPADVGCIVDNIDTVVGIYKAVALGEPLMNRIITVTGNAVANPQNFYAPTGILFTELLEAAGGLAAEAEKLIIGGPMMGNALFDLKIPVIKTSSALLALTKDEVSAMEPTACINCGRCASVCPGQVVPARLAVFADHGEESKFLQYNGMECCECGCCSFVCPAKRQLTQSIKSMRKIILAKRKKG comes from the coding sequence ATGGGATTGTTGACGTTTAAAGGCGGCATCCATCCAGATGATGGAAAGGCTCTGTCCAAGGATAAACCGATTGTCCCGGTGCGGGCGGGAGACATGCTGTATTTTTCTTTGTCTCAGCATATCGGGGCGCCGGCCAGGCCGCTGGTAGAGAAGGGCGACCGGGTTTTAAGGGGACAGATGATTGCAGAAGCGGGCGGTTTTGTGTCCGCACCGGTGTATTCCAGCGTTTCTGGTACCGTAACAGGTATGGAACGGATGAGGATGCCGGCGGGTAATCTGGCAGACTGCATCGCAGTGGAGAATGACCACCAGCTGGAAGAGATGGATTATGAGCCGGCGGAATGGCAGAAGCTTTCCGGGGAAGAGATTCTGGAACGGATTAAGAAGGGCGGCATTGTAGGCATGGGCGGCGCGGGTTTTCCGACACATGTGAAAATGTCCCCGAAGGAACCGGACAAAATTGATTACATATTGGTAAACGGAGCGGAGTGTGAGCCTTACCTGACCAGCGATTACCGGAGGATGATGGAAGAACCGGAGAAGATCGCCGAGGGCCTGCGCATCATATTGAAGCTGTTTCCGGGAGCGAAGGGCTATATCTGTGTGGAGGACAATAAGCGCGACTGCGCAGACCTGCTGCGTGAGTGCTGCAGAGCGGACTCGAATATAGAAGTAAAGCTGTTGAAGACCAAATATCCACAGGGCGCAGAACGTATGCTGATTTACGCGGCGACAGGCAGGAAAATCAATTCCTCCATGCTCCCCGCAGATGTGGGATGCATCGTGGATAATATAGACACAGTCGTGGGAATATACAAGGCTGTGGCTCTGGGGGAACCCCTTATGAACCGTATCATTACGGTGACGGGTAATGCGGTGGCCAATCCCCAGAACTTTTATGCGCCTACGGGTATTCTGTTCACGGAGCTTTTGGAGGCCGCAGGCGGCCTGGCCGCGGAGGCGGAAAAGCTGATTATCGGAGGGCCGATGATGGGAAACGCCCTCTTTGATCTGAAAATACCTGTCATTAAGACTTCGTCGGCACTGTTGGCTTTGACAAAGGACGAAGTTTCGGCGATGGAGCCTACTGCCTGCATCAATTGCGGACGGTGTGCGAGCGTGTGCCCCGGCCAGGTGGTTCCGGCCAGGCTGGCTGTGTTTGCGGATCATGGGGAAGAGAGCAAGTTCCTGCAGTACAACGGTATGGAATGCTGTGAGTGCGGATGCTGCAGCTTCGTCTGTCCGGCCAAGCGCCAGCTGACACAATCCATCAAATCCATGAGAAAAATCATACTGGCAAAAAGGAAAAAGGGTTAA
- the cmk gene encoding (d)CMP kinase, translating into MSFQIAIDGPAGAGKSTIAKEVARRLQYVYIDTGAMYRAMGLYFAGCGIDLDSEEEIGRACGGAEITIRHVDGRQQVYLNGENVTEQVRTEKAGMLASKTSAYPEVRRKLVQLQQEMARIQDVVMDGRDIGTAVLPEAPLKIYLTASVETRARRRFLELEAKGSPADLAEIEADIEKRDYQDMHREMSPLRQAEDAVYLDSSDMTVEEVVDEILKLRRQSE; encoded by the coding sequence ATGAGTTTTCAGATCGCAATTGATGGTCCGGCGGGCGCCGGAAAAAGCACAATCGCGAAAGAGGTGGCCAGGCGCCTTCAATATGTCTACATTGATACCGGAGCCATGTACCGGGCCATGGGACTCTATTTTGCAGGCTGCGGCATAGATTTAGATTCAGAAGAGGAAATCGGCAGAGCCTGCGGCGGAGCCGAAATCACGATCCGCCATGTGGACGGCCGCCAGCAGGTCTACCTGAACGGGGAAAATGTGACTGAACAAGTGCGCACAGAAAAGGCCGGAATGCTGGCTTCTAAGACCAGCGCATACCCAGAGGTGCGCCGGAAGCTGGTGCAGCTGCAGCAGGAGATGGCCAGGATACAGGATGTGGTCATGGATGGCCGGGATATCGGGACGGCAGTACTGCCTGAAGCGCCGCTGAAAATATACCTGACAGCCAGTGTGGAGACCAGGGCCAGGCGCCGCTTTCTGGAACTGGAGGCCAAGGGGTCGCCGGCGGACCTGGCAGAGATTGAGGCAGACATAGAGAAAAGGGATTATCAGGATATGCACCGTGAAATGTCGCCTCTGCGCCAGGCGGAGGACGCAGTTTATCTGGATTCCTCAGATATGACGGTAGAGGAAGTCGTGGATGAGATATTAAAGCTCCGCAGACAGTCGGAGTAA
- a CDS encoding ribonuclease H-like domain-containing protein, with product MVIQKELIFPENIKFHVLLEQLNHSVFFDIETTGLSWRTSHLYLIGAAFMENGCWTLQQWFLQKPSEEKELLLQFSSFLSGFTQVIHYNGQGFDLPYLAHKYEDYRLPDPFAHMESLDLYRMVRPFRSLLSLSSLKQKDVERLLEIPRKDCCSGKELISRYQEYLGSGSEELLRLLLLHNHDDVCGLLPLYSVTAYSSLRSGGFTVSNPVFEEQRLILPLQLIIPLPRPLFAGHERYALEAKGCKAALTVCGKEGTMKHFYDNYKDYYYLPLEDEAIHKSVGVYVDPAHRQKARPSNCYQKAAGLFFPQPYPRFSPAFYAGYRQRPAYFLPDDCWPDSGQKLKDYASDLLEEIITQAR from the coding sequence ATGGTCATTCAAAAAGAACTGATATTCCCTGAAAATATTAAATTCCATGTATTATTGGAACAACTGAACCATTCCGTGTTTTTTGATATTGAAACTACAGGGCTGTCCTGGAGAACTTCCCATTTATATCTGATCGGGGCGGCATTCATGGAAAACGGCTGCTGGACTCTCCAGCAATGGTTCCTGCAGAAGCCTTCAGAAGAGAAGGAACTGCTCCTGCAGTTTTCATCCTTTCTTTCTGGCTTCACACAGGTCATCCATTACAACGGACAGGGCTTTGACCTGCCCTATCTTGCTCACAAATATGAAGATTACCGGCTGCCCGATCCCTTTGCCCATATGGAAAGCCTGGATCTGTACCGCATGGTCCGGCCTTTCCGCAGCCTGCTTTCTCTGTCCTCCCTGAAACAAAAGGATGTGGAAAGGCTGCTGGAAATCCCCAGAAAAGACTGCTGCAGCGGCAAAGAGCTGATCAGCCGCTATCAGGAATATCTGGGCAGTGGATCAGAGGAGCTCCTGAGACTCCTTCTCCTTCACAATCACGACGACGTATGTGGACTTCTGCCGTTGTATTCTGTGACAGCTTATTCTTCTCTGAGAAGCGGCGGATTCACAGTGTCCAATCCTGTTTTTGAAGAACAACGGCTGATTTTGCCGCTGCAGCTCATCATACCTCTGCCCCGGCCGCTGTTTGCAGGACATGAGCGCTATGCTCTGGAAGCCAAAGGTTGCAAAGCTGCTCTCACAGTCTGCGGCAAAGAAGGAACCATGAAACATTTTTATGATAATTACAAGGACTATTACTATCTACCTCTGGAGGATGAAGCCATACATAAGAGTGTCGGCGTCTATGTGGACCCCGCTCACCGTCAGAAGGCCAGGCCGTCCAACTGCTATCAGAAAGCCGCCGGGCTTTTCTTCCCGCAGCCGTACCCACGCTTCAGCCCTGCCTTCTACGCCGGATACCGCCAAAGACCAGCTTATTTTTTACCGGATGACTGCTGGCCGGACAGCGGGCAGAAGCTGAAGGATTATGCCAGTGATCTTCTGGAGGAAATCATCACTCAAGCCAGATGA
- a CDS encoding MurR/RpiR family transcriptional regulator produces the protein MIQRDNLLGRLNKQYSTMSKGQKRLADYISDHYDKAVFMTAARLGSEVGVSESTTVRFAVQMGYDGFPEFHRALEELVMNKLNSIQRMEVTYGRIPQSKILDTVLQADIDKIKLTLEQTDREAFNLAVETILKAETIYVVGIRSCAPLASFLSFYLNQIFQSVKLVTTNSASELFEQMIRINEKDVIIGISFPRYSMRTLKAMEFANNRNAKVITITDSVHSPMNLYSSCNLIARSDMASIVDSLVAPLSVINALIVALCMNRQKEVMNTLETMEKIWDEYQVYSSDEINYLDDKLKLHLQKPGEKYD, from the coding sequence ATGATACAGAGAGACAATCTGCTTGGCAGGTTAAATAAACAGTACAGCACGATGAGCAAAGGCCAGAAGCGGCTGGCCGATTATATTTCCGATCACTATGACAAAGCTGTTTTTATGACGGCGGCAAGACTGGGCAGTGAGGTAGGAGTCAGTGAATCCACAACAGTCCGGTTTGCTGTACAGATGGGCTATGACGGTTTTCCGGAATTTCACCGTGCGCTGGAGGAACTGGTGATGAATAAGCTGAATTCCATCCAGAGAATGGAAGTCACTTACGGCAGGATTCCCCAGTCGAAGATTCTGGACACGGTGCTTCAGGCGGATATTGATAAGATCAAGTTAACGCTGGAGCAGACGGACAGGGAGGCTTTTAACCTGGCGGTAGAGACAATTCTGAAGGCGGAGACGATCTATGTGGTGGGGATTCGGAGCTGCGCGCCTCTGGCCAGCTTCCTTAGCTTCTATCTGAATCAGATTTTCCAGAGCGTGAAGCTGGTGACGACTAACAGCGCCAGCGAGCTATTTGAGCAGATGATTCGCATTAATGAGAAGGACGTGATCATCGGCATCAGCTTTCCAAGGTATTCCATGCGGACACTGAAGGCGATGGAATTTGCCAACAACCGAAACGCGAAGGTTATTACGATTACCGACAGCGTGCATTCGCCGATGAACCTGTATTCTTCCTGTAACCTGATTGCCAGAAGTGATATGGCCTCTATCGTGGATTCACTTGTTGCGCCGCTGAGCGTTATTAATGCGCTGATCGTCGCACTCTGTATGAACCGGCAGAAGGAAGTCATGAACACCCTGGAGACTATGGAGAAGATCTGGGATGAGTATCAGGTATACAGCAGCGATGAAATCAATTATCTGGATGATAAACTGAAGCTGCATCTGCAGAAGCCGGGAGAGAAGTATGACTAA
- a CDS encoding RnfABCDGE type electron transport complex subunit E: protein MKTNSPIERLYNGVVKENPTFVMMIGMCPTLAVTTAVINGIGMGLTTMVILTASNVMISALRKFIPDGVRMPAYIGIVASFVTIVQFLLQAYIPTLYDALGIYIPLIVVNCIILGRAEAFAGKNQVLPSMFDGIGMGFGFTIGLTSISAVRELIGAGTLLGFQVLPSGYEPVNIFILAPGAFLVLAMLTALLNKIRSGKPKKSGAPSGGCGEAGCGGCGNSSCAGKGL, encoded by the coding sequence ATGAAAACAAATTCTCCAATTGAACGTCTGTACAACGGTGTGGTGAAAGAAAACCCTACCTTTGTCATGATGATCGGTATGTGCCCGACGCTGGCCGTGACTACGGCGGTGATTAACGGCATTGGGATGGGGCTTACAACCATGGTGATCCTGACGGCCTCTAATGTGATGATTTCTGCTCTACGGAAGTTTATTCCGGACGGGGTGCGCATGCCGGCATACATCGGCATTGTGGCGTCCTTCGTCACAATTGTACAGTTTTTGCTGCAGGCATATATTCCGACACTGTATGACGCGCTGGGCATCTATATTCCGCTGATTGTTGTAAACTGTATTATTCTGGGCCGCGCGGAGGCTTTTGCCGGGAAGAATCAGGTACTGCCCTCGATGTTTGATGGTATTGGGATGGGGTTTGGTTTTACGATCGGGCTGACCAGTATCAGTGCGGTCAGGGAGTTGATCGGTGCGGGTACACTGCTCGGTTTCCAGGTACTTCCTTCCGGATACGAGCCGGTTAACATTTTCATCCTGGCACCGGGGGCCTTCCTGGTACTGGCGATGCTGACGGCGCTTCTGAATAAGATCCGGAGCGGCAAACCGAAAAAATCGGGTGCGCCGTCCGGTGGCTGCGGGGAAGCGGGCTGCGGTGGCTGCGGGAATTCTTCCTGTGCAGGGAAAGGTTTATAA
- a CDS encoding BaiN/RdsA family NAD(P)/FAD-dependent oxidoreductase, whose amino-acid sequence MTKVLIIGGGAAGMAAAIFAAERGCGVHLFEQNEKLGKKLFITGKGRCNFTNVCEMDQLFAGIVSNPKFLYSSFYGFTNQQAIEFFEGLGVSTKVERGGRAFPSSDHSSDIIRAMERRLKELDVKIHLNSRVKSLITEPAEDAASGKGRVTGCVLENGASISGGCVVVATGGFSYQSTGSTGDGYRFAEAAGHTLREIRPALVPFVTKEEYITRLQGLSLKNVTLTISDGKKKRFEEFGELLFTHFGISGPLALSASSYVGRYLKDGELSACIDLKPALTEDQLDARLLREFGGAKNRRFKNVIPSLFPSRLVPVMLELGGIPGEQPIHEITREERMAFVCRVKAFPFTITGTRDYQEAIITQGGVSIKEINPSSMESKRIENLYFIGEVLDLDGVTGGFNLQIAWSTAHTAAKAIAGKESYEFSDRN is encoded by the coding sequence ATGACTAAGGTTTTAATCATAGGAGGAGGCGCCGCCGGAATGGCTGCAGCAATATTTGCAGCGGAGCGGGGGTGCGGCGTGCATCTGTTCGAACAGAATGAAAAGCTGGGAAAAAAGCTGTTTATTACAGGCAAAGGCCGGTGCAATTTTACCAACGTCTGTGAGATGGATCAGCTTTTTGCAGGGATTGTGAGCAATCCCAAATTTTTGTACAGCTCTTTTTATGGATTTACGAATCAGCAGGCAATTGAATTTTTCGAGGGCCTGGGGGTGAGTACCAAAGTGGAACGAGGCGGCAGGGCTTTTCCGTCCTCGGATCATTCCTCTGATATCATCCGCGCCATGGAGCGCAGGCTGAAGGAGCTGGATGTGAAGATCCACCTGAACAGCCGCGTCAAATCCCTGATTACTGAACCGGCAGAGGATGCGGCTTCCGGAAAAGGCCGGGTTACCGGGTGCGTACTGGAGAATGGCGCGTCCATATCCGGCGGCTGTGTGGTTGTGGCGACAGGAGGCTTTTCCTATCAGTCCACAGGTTCCACAGGGGACGGATACCGGTTTGCGGAGGCAGCGGGCCATACTCTGAGAGAAATCAGGCCTGCGCTGGTGCCCTTTGTGACTAAGGAGGAGTACATCACCCGGCTGCAGGGGCTTTCTCTTAAAAATGTTACCCTAACAATCAGCGATGGCAAGAAAAAAAGGTTTGAAGAGTTCGGGGAGCTTCTGTTTACTCATTTCGGGATCAGCGGGCCTCTGGCCCTGTCGGCCAGCTCTTATGTGGGCAGGTATCTGAAGGACGGGGAACTGTCCGCATGCATAGACCTGAAGCCGGCGCTGACAGAAGATCAGCTGGACGCCCGGCTTCTCCGGGAATTTGGAGGTGCGAAGAACCGCCGGTTCAAGAATGTGATCCCGTCTCTGTTTCCGTCCCGGCTTGTACCGGTGATGCTTGAGCTGGGAGGCATTCCGGGGGAGCAGCCTATTCATGAAATTACGCGGGAAGAGCGGATGGCGTTTGTATGCAGAGTAAAAGCCTTTCCTTTTACCATCACAGGTACGAGAGATTATCAGGAAGCGATTATCACTCAGGGCGGCGTTTCCATTAAGGAAATCAATCCATCGTCGATGGAATCTAAACGAATAGAAAATCTGTATTTTATCGGTGAGGTGTTGGATCTGGACGGGGTGACCGGAGGATTCAACCTGCAGATTGCCTGGTCCACAGCCCATACAGCGGCAAAGGCAATCGCCGGAAAGGAGTCATATGAGTTTTCAGATCGCAATTGA
- a CDS encoding RnfABCDGE type electron transport complex subunit D, which yields MEKLLHVSSSPHIRSKAKTSSIMFLVVVALLPAACFGIWLNGPYAGAVLAVSIAASVLTEYIYEKLMRRAVTVSDGSAVVTGLLLGMNLPPQVPLWMPVLGSVFAILIVKQLFGGLGQNFMNPALAGRCFLMISFAARMTDFAVSDGTVGKIVDTVSGATPLAELKVTGAADTLSMFLGNTKGTIGETSALLLLIGGIFLVAVGIIDLIIPLTYIGSFAAFALIFSGHGLDFSFLAAELCGGGLMLGAWFMATDYVTRPITKKGQYVYGIILGILTGLFRIFGGSAEGVSYAIIFSNLLVPLIERLTLPGGFGIVKKKGGNRP from the coding sequence ATGGAAAAGTTATTACATGTGTCATCTTCGCCGCATATCCGTTCAAAGGCGAAGACAAGCTCTATCATGTTCCTGGTTGTGGTCGCCCTGCTTCCGGCCGCCTGTTTCGGCATCTGGCTGAACGGTCCTTACGCAGGGGCGGTGCTTGCGGTATCAATTGCGGCCAGCGTGCTGACTGAATATATCTATGAAAAATTAATGCGCCGGGCAGTCACAGTCAGTGACGGGAGCGCAGTAGTGACGGGCCTGCTTCTTGGCATGAACCTGCCGCCGCAGGTGCCGCTGTGGATGCCTGTGCTGGGCAGCGTGTTTGCAATTCTCATTGTAAAGCAGCTGTTCGGGGGACTGGGACAGAATTTCATGAATCCGGCCCTGGCAGGAAGATGTTTTCTGATGATTTCATTTGCCGCCCGCATGACTGACTTCGCAGTGTCGGACGGTACGGTGGGGAAGATTGTGGATACGGTCTCTGGAGCTACGCCGCTGGCCGAGCTGAAAGTAACGGGGGCGGCGGATACTCTCTCTATGTTTCTTGGGAATACAAAGGGGACTATCGGCGAGACGTCTGCGCTGCTGCTGCTGATCGGAGGAATCTTCCTGGTGGCGGTGGGGATCATCGACCTGATTATTCCCCTCACCTATATCGGGAGCTTCGCGGCGTTTGCCCTGATCTTCAGCGGACACGGACTGGATTTCTCTTTCCTGGCGGCGGAGCTGTGCGGCGGCGGGTTGATGCTGGGCGCCTGGTTTATGGCTACAGATTACGTCACACGGCCCATTACGAAGAAAGGGCAGTATGTCTATGGAATTATATTGGGCATCCTGACGGGATTATTCCGGATCTTCGGAGGCTCTGCGGAAGGGGTTTCCTACGCGATCATATTCTCCAATCTGCTGGTTCCGCTGATTGAGCGGCTGACGCTGCCCGGAGGTTTTGGAATTGTGAAGAAGAAGGGAGGGAACAGGCCATGA